The following proteins are co-located in the Canis aureus isolate CA01 chromosome X, VMU_Caureus_v.1.0, whole genome shotgun sequence genome:
- the LOC144309086 gene encoding diphosphoinositol polyphosphate phosphohydrolase 3-beta isoform X2, with protein sequence MKCKPNQTRTYDPEGFKKRAACLCFRSEREDEVLLVSSSRYPDRWIVPGGGMEPEEEPGGAAVREVYEEAGVKGKLGRLLGIFEQNQDRKHRTYVYVLTVTEILEDWEDSVSIGRKREWFKIEDAIKVLQCHKPVHAEYLEKLKLGGSPTNGNSVAASLPQSDP encoded by the coding sequence ATGAAGTGCAAGCCGAACCAGACGCGCACCTACGACCCGGAGGGGTTCAAGAAGCGAGCGGCGTGCCTGTGCTTCCGGAGCGAGCGCGAGGACGAGGTGCTGTTAGTGAGTAGCAGTCGGTACCCGGACCGCTGGATTGTGCCGGGCGGGGGCATGGAGCCCGAGGAGGAGCCGGGCGGTGCAGCAGTCCGAGAGGTGTACGAAGAGGCGGGAGTGAAGGGGAAGTTAGGCCGGCTCCTGGGCATTTTCGAGCAGAACCAAGACCGCAAGCACAGAACGTACGTGTACGTACTGACTGTCACTGAGATTCTGGAGGATTGGGAAGATTCGGTTAGCATTGGGAGGAAGCGAGAGTGGTTCAAAATCGAAGATGCGATCAAGGTTCTCCAGTGCCACAAGCCCGTGCATGCCGAATATCTGGAAAAACTAAAGCTGGGCGGTTCCCCAACCAATGGAAACTCCGTGGCCGCGTCCCTGCCACAGAGCGATCCCTAG
- the LOC144309086 gene encoding diphosphoinositol polyphosphate phosphohydrolase 3-beta isoform X1, which produces MKCKPNQTRTYDPEGFKKRAACLCFRSEREDEVLLVSSSRYPDRWIVPGGGMEPEEEPGGAAVREVYEEAGVKGKLGRLLGIFEQNQDRKHRTYVYVLTVTEILEDWEDSVSIGRKREWFKIEDAIKVLQCHKPVHAEYLEKLKLGGSPTNGNSVAASLPQSDPY; this is translated from the exons ATGAAGTGCAAGCCGAACCAGACGCGCACCTACGACCCGGAGGGGTTCAAGAAGCGAGCGGCGTGCCTGTGCTTCCGGAGCGAGCGCGAGGACGAGGTGCTGTTAGTGAGTAGCAGTCGGTACCCGGACCGCTGGATTGTGCCGGGCGGGGGCATGGAGCCCGAGGAGGAGCCGGGCGGTGCAGCAGTCCGAGAGGTGTACGAAGAGGCGGGAGTGAAGGGGAAGTTAGGCCGGCTCCTGGGCATTTTCGAGCAGAACCAAGACCGCAAGCACAGAACGTACGTGTACGTACTGACTGTCACTGAGATTCTGGAGGATTGGGAAGATTCGGTTAGCATTGGGAGGAAGCGAGAGTGGTTCAAAATCGAAGATGCGATCAAGGTTCTCCAGTGCCACAAGCCCGTGCATGCCGAATATCTGGAAAAACTAAAGCTGGGCGGTTCCCCAACCAATGGAAACTCCGTGGCCGCGTCCCTGCCACAGAGCGATCCCTA TTAA
- the LOC144309086 gene encoding diphosphoinositol polyphosphate phosphohydrolase 3-beta isoform X3, giving the protein MKCKPNQTRTYDPEGFKKRAACLCFRSEREDEVLLVSSSRYPDRWIVPGGGMEPEEEPGGAAVREVYEEAGVKGKLGRLLGIFEQNQDRKHRTYVYVLTVTEILEDWEDSVSIGRKREWFKIEDAIKVLQCHKPVHAEYLEKLKLGGSPTNGNSVAASLPQSDP; this is encoded by the coding sequence ATGAAGTGCAAGCCGAACCAGACGCGCACCTACGACCCGGAGGGGTTCAAGAAGCGAGCGGCGTGCCTGTGCTTCCGGAGCGAGCGCGAGGACGAGGTGCTGTTAGTGAGTAGCAGTCGGTACCCGGACCGCTGGATTGTGCCGGGCGGGGGCATGGAGCCCGAGGAGGAGCCGGGCGGTGCAGCAGTCCGAGAGGTGTACGAAGAGGCGGGAGTGAAGGGGAAGTTAGGCCGGCTCCTGGGCATTTTCGAGCAGAACCAAGACCGCAAGCACAGAACGTACGTGTACGTACTGACTGTCACTGAGATTCTGGAGGATTGGGAAGATTCGGTTAGCATTGGGAGGAAGCGAGAGTGGTTCAAAATCGAAGATGCGATCAAGGTTCTCCAGTGCCACAAGCCCGTGCATGCCGAATATCTGGAAAAACTAAAGCTGGGCGGTTCCCCAACCAATGGAAACTCCGTGGCCGCGTCCCTGCCACAGAGCGATCCCTA